A window from Rhodothermus bifroesti encodes these proteins:
- a CDS encoding alpha/beta hydrolase family protein, with protein sequence MHRLVLDSTAVTLRFLAHTVEGQRHIGAVLVPEGAPAGSRPVLVWAHDGDQGANLEADLWPLVASLDLTRFVLVIPAFRGEALTYQGLVFASEGEVNPWEGDVEDGLALLNAVLAHVAAANPSRIGVLGVGRGATVALLMALRDTRIRMVIGASGLTDFFGAFVQQRIEAALQGKYAPLPGWQAFGRHVLEPLKAKQRSLGEARLALLRRSPVYFADRLPLGQWHHGRGDTLVAVAQAERLAAVRPSNFAVYLYEEGAYGLETMPGSQARIRTLLELL encoded by the coding sequence GTGCACCGTTTGGTGCTCGATAGTACGGCCGTGACGCTACGTTTTTTGGCGCACACGGTCGAAGGACAGCGCCACATTGGGGCCGTTTTGGTGCCCGAGGGCGCACCTGCAGGCAGTCGGCCTGTGTTGGTATGGGCGCACGATGGCGATCAAGGCGCCAATCTGGAAGCAGACCTTTGGCCGCTTGTAGCAAGCCTAGACCTGACGCGCTTTGTGCTGGTCATTCCTGCTTTTCGAGGAGAGGCGTTGACCTATCAGGGCCTGGTCTTTGCCAGTGAGGGAGAAGTGAATCCCTGGGAGGGGGATGTGGAGGATGGGCTAGCATTACTGAATGCCGTGCTTGCGCATGTAGCTGCTGCCAACCCGTCGCGTATTGGGGTACTCGGTGTGGGTCGGGGCGCTACGGTGGCGTTGCTCATGGCGTTGCGGGATACGCGCATTCGGATGGTGATTGGTGCTTCGGGACTGACGGATTTTTTCGGTGCGTTTGTGCAGCAGCGCATTGAAGCAGCCCTTCAAGGGAAATATGCACCGCTCCCTGGATGGCAGGCTTTTGGCCGACACGTGCTGGAACCGTTAAAGGCCAAGCAACGCTCGTTGGGAGAAGCTCGCTTGGCTTTGTTGCGCCGTTCTCCGGTGTATTTTGCGGATCGACTTCCCCTTGGCCAGTGGCATCATGGTCGCGGTGATACCCTTGTTGCAGTGGCCCAAGCGGAACGTTTGGCGGCGGTACGCCCCTCAAACTTTGCTGTCTACCTCTACGAAGAGGGCGCCTATGGGTTGGAAACCATGCCGGGAAGTCAAGCGCGTATTCGGACGCTGCTAGAACTGCTGTAG
- a CDS encoding GNAT family N-acetyltransferase: MDEQFRIHPVQSEAEMAQAWAIREVVFIQEQHCPPEEERDGLDEVSRHVLGWVGDVPVATARWRVVPFQERLVAKLERFAVLPAYRGRGYGKALVAYVVADARRAGFTTFLLHAQAHLESFYEQLGFHATGYRFMEAGIPHVQMIRQET; the protein is encoded by the coding sequence ATGGACGAGCAATTTCGCATTCATCCAGTGCAAAGTGAGGCGGAAATGGCACAGGCCTGGGCCATCCGCGAAGTGGTTTTCATTCAGGAGCAGCACTGCCCGCCGGAAGAAGAGCGAGATGGGTTAGATGAGGTCAGTCGGCATGTACTGGGTTGGGTAGGAGACGTGCCTGTGGCTACGGCGCGTTGGCGTGTGGTGCCTTTTCAGGAGCGTTTGGTAGCCAAGCTAGAGCGCTTTGCCGTCCTGCCCGCTTATCGCGGGCGGGGTTACGGAAAGGCGCTGGTAGCCTATGTTGTGGCAGATGCACGACGGGCCGGATTTACGACGTTTTTGCTGCATGCGCAGGCCCATCTGGAGTCTTTCTACGAGCAGTTGGGTTTTCATGCTACCGGCTACCGTTTCATGGAAGCCGGCATCCCGCATGTGCAAATGATTCGCCAGGAAACTTAA
- a CDS encoding peptidylprolyl isomerase, translated as MHAVRCLRTGRLLLPALWGLALLLLLGCRAQDTEANAKEDDRTYRVGTPVADSSVAAVVSSEYGSDTLTAEAFRQQLAFILQRYPQIQMNPALLPEVHKSIVEDFIVRHVVDGEIARQGIQADPATVEQELEQIRSRFPSPEVFQQALAQDGLTEDSLRGMLAQMIRQRTFREQIEAKATPPSDKEVEDFRQQQAEQVHVQHILFRLNAGASEEEATAVRNRAQAVLDSIRAGADFGEMARRHSEDGSAQEGGDLGFIRRGETVEAFEEAAFALAKPGDITAEPVRTQFGYHLIRLVERRKDDSLMDAAEAREQLTEQRKQETVQKTLEDLLRKATVRINPSIVQAKL; from the coding sequence ATGCATGCTGTACGTTGTTTGCGCACGGGCCGACTGCTGCTGCCCGCGCTGTGGGGGTTAGCCCTTTTGTTGCTTTTAGGCTGCCGCGCCCAAGACACCGAAGCCAACGCAAAGGAAGACGACCGTACCTACCGGGTCGGCACGCCCGTAGCCGATTCCAGCGTAGCAGCCGTAGTCAGTTCGGAGTACGGCTCCGATACGCTGACCGCTGAAGCATTTCGGCAGCAATTGGCCTTCATTTTGCAGCGCTACCCGCAAATTCAAATGAACCCAGCCCTGCTGCCCGAGGTGCACAAAAGCATCGTGGAAGATTTTATTGTGCGCCACGTTGTGGATGGGGAGATTGCTCGCCAGGGCATTCAAGCCGATCCAGCAACTGTTGAGCAAGAGCTCGAGCAGATTCGCAGCCGTTTTCCTAGTCCAGAGGTCTTTCAGCAGGCACTGGCTCAGGATGGCTTGACAGAAGACTCGCTTCGCGGCATGCTGGCCCAAATGATCCGTCAGCGTACGTTTCGGGAGCAAATCGAAGCTAAGGCGACTCCGCCATCGGACAAAGAGGTCGAAGACTTTCGCCAGCAGCAAGCCGAGCAGGTGCACGTCCAGCACATTCTGTTTCGGCTCAATGCAGGCGCTTCAGAAGAGGAAGCTACGGCGGTGCGGAATCGCGCTCAGGCGGTGCTCGACAGCATCCGTGCTGGTGCTGACTTTGGCGAAATGGCCCGCCGCCATAGCGAAGATGGCAGCGCCCAGGAAGGCGGAGATCTGGGCTTCATTCGCCGTGGGGAAACCGTCGAGGCCTTTGAAGAAGCTGCCTTTGCATTGGCTAAGCCGGGTGATATCACGGCCGAGCCCGTACGTACCCAATTTGGCTATCACCTGATTCGCCTTGTGGAGCGTCGGAAAGATGACTCGCTGATGGACGCAGCCGAAGCGCGCGAGCAGCTCACCGAGCAGCGCAAGCAGGAAACCGTACAAAAGACCCTTGAAGACCTCCTGCGCAAAGCTACGGTTCGGATTAATCCGTCCATTGTGCAGGCAAAGCTGTAA
- a CDS encoding DUF5666 domain-containing protein, which produces MVRIATMLGLAALLSLPLLPARADDRPGVTLEGTIEATAQAQLTLHGVTFHVTALTRILNTVAQPIPFSQLAVGQRVEVEGMLAADGRFYAHSIKQITPEDRPDRVQARGRITALSADSLTVHGFTFRLTAETEVEGTLAVGLYAEVEGEVREGQFVALQVEGSAGDQDADRFPTIELKGPILALQDSVLVVQGLRIWVTAATRIHADDQLLTLADLVVGMLVEVEAHLSRDGQLTAIEIEVASEDRITVSRREIELKGFIQALSDSTLTVGGLTFWVTPLTQIYDDEDQPLSFAALEVGQFVEVKGYFDLRQRLLLALEIEVETLGEHMFEFAGPIEAVGTDSLVVAGLTFWVSSTTTIEDAWGRSLMLSDLQVGMLVKVKAERQRDGTWLALKIKVLKAFHPVVDVRGPIEALTDSTLTVSGLVFHARPGVFVIDAQGQQVHLSDLQLGMVVKVRGVAHPDGTYWAMRIHVLTDENDQEVEIEGTIEAIGTDSLVVAGVPVFVDANTQILTEDGMTITFGELQTGQIVEVKATMHTGLGLVAQQIKIESLVAATGRADTLRADAVVVGSVTFAITSQTVVVDAQQQPIAWADVQAGQQVIVYGRRSASVAKTGNGIHSTTYTADYVTVLDATAITTTASERLPAGAALDPAYPNPFTQRTTLRFTLGGTAPQPVTLEIYNLLGQRVRTLVHTTLPPGVHEVIWNATDEAGRPVASGMYLYRLQVGRQALTRTLTLVR; this is translated from the coding sequence ATGGTACGGATTGCCACAATGCTAGGGCTTGCCGCTTTGTTAAGCCTTCCCTTACTTCCGGCCCGGGCTGATGATCGACCGGGTGTAACCCTGGAAGGGACCATCGAAGCTACCGCTCAAGCCCAACTTACCCTGCATGGTGTGACGTTTCATGTAACTGCACTGACGCGCATTTTAAACACAGTAGCACAGCCGATTCCTTTTAGCCAACTTGCGGTTGGACAGCGGGTTGAAGTCGAAGGGATGCTTGCTGCCGATGGGCGCTTCTACGCCCACAGCATCAAGCAAATAACCCCAGAGGATCGCCCAGATCGGGTGCAGGCCCGTGGACGCATCACCGCGCTGAGTGCCGACAGCCTGACGGTCCATGGCTTCACCTTTAGGCTGACGGCGGAAACGGAAGTTGAAGGCACGCTCGCCGTTGGGCTTTATGCTGAAGTGGAAGGTGAGGTGCGTGAAGGCCAGTTTGTAGCCCTACAGGTTGAAGGAAGCGCAGGAGACCAGGACGCAGATCGGTTCCCAACCATTGAACTTAAAGGCCCGATCCTCGCGCTGCAGGATTCAGTGTTGGTTGTGCAGGGACTTCGAATCTGGGTTACCGCCGCCACGCGCATCCATGCCGATGACCAGTTGCTGACGCTGGCCGATTTGGTGGTAGGGATGCTGGTTGAAGTCGAAGCCCACCTGAGCCGCGACGGTCAGCTCACGGCAATTGAAATCGAGGTAGCTTCTGAGGATCGCATCACGGTAAGCCGTCGGGAGATCGAACTTAAGGGCTTTATCCAAGCGCTGAGCGACAGTACGCTTACCGTAGGCGGCTTGACGTTTTGGGTTACCCCGCTTACCCAGATCTACGACGACGAAGATCAGCCGCTAAGCTTTGCTGCGCTTGAGGTAGGCCAGTTTGTTGAAGTCAAGGGATACTTTGATCTGCGTCAGCGCTTACTGTTGGCCCTGGAGATTGAGGTTGAAACCCTTGGGGAACACATGTTTGAGTTTGCCGGCCCTATCGAGGCTGTAGGTACCGACAGTCTGGTTGTGGCTGGTCTGACGTTTTGGGTAAGCAGCACGACCACAATCGAAGATGCTTGGGGCCGTTCGTTAATGCTGTCTGATCTTCAGGTAGGGATGCTGGTTAAGGTCAAAGCGGAACGCCAACGCGACGGCACATGGCTAGCCCTGAAGATCAAGGTGCTGAAAGCCTTCCATCCAGTGGTGGACGTGCGCGGGCCGATTGAGGCGCTGACCGACAGCACACTTACCGTAAGCGGCCTGGTTTTCCACGCGCGGCCGGGGGTGTTTGTGATCGACGCCCAGGGACAGCAGGTGCATTTGAGCGATCTGCAGCTGGGCATGGTGGTGAAAGTGCGTGGCGTAGCACACCCTGACGGTACCTACTGGGCCATGCGTATCCACGTGCTGACCGACGAAAACGATCAGGAAGTAGAAATCGAAGGGACCATTGAGGCCATAGGTACCGATAGCTTGGTCGTGGCGGGCGTACCGGTGTTTGTGGATGCCAACACTCAGATTCTAACTGAGGATGGCATGACAATTACGTTTGGCGAGCTGCAAACCGGTCAGATTGTAGAAGTGAAGGCCACCATGCACACTGGCCTGGGTCTTGTGGCACAGCAAATTAAAATAGAAAGCCTTGTGGCTGCAACCGGCAGGGCCGACACCTTGCGTGCCGATGCTGTCGTGGTCGGGTCGGTCACGTTTGCCATCACGAGCCAAACCGTAGTGGTGGATGCGCAGCAGCAACCAATAGCCTGGGCTGATGTGCAAGCTGGCCAGCAGGTGATCGTTTATGGCCGCCGCTCAGCTAGTGTTGCTAAAACCGGCAACGGCATCCACAGCACAACCTATACAGCCGACTATGTGACCGTACTTGATGCCACTGCAATCACCACAACCGCTTCAGAGCGGCTGCCTGCTGGCGCTGCACTCGACCCTGCCTATCCTAACCCCTTTACGCAGCGGACGACGCTACGCTTCACGCTAGGCGGGACCGCACCGCAGCCCGTAACGCTAGAGATCTACAACCTACTAGGCCAACGGGTGCGTACGCTGGTGCATACCACCTTGCCTCCAGGCGTGCATGAGGTGATTTGGAATGCCACCGATGAGGCGGGTCGCCCTGTGGCCAGCGGCATGTACCTTTACCGCCTTCAGGTGGGACGCCAAGCACTGACGCGCACCCTAACGCTCGTGCGCTAA
- a CDS encoding valine--tRNA ligase: protein MASEPLLKSTRLSKAYDPQEIEPRWYAYWEAHQFFRAEVRSDRVPFVIMMPPPNVTGRLHMGHALQDTIQDALTRIRRMQGYEALWLPGIDHAGIATQNVVERELREKEGKTRHDLGREAFLQRVWQWKEEYGDIILQQKRRLGDSCDWSRTRFTMDEGFTRAVQEVFVRLYHEGLIYRGDYLVNWCPVDQTALSDEEVDNVEQDGQLWYIRYPLADGSGFVTIATTRPETMLGDTAVAVHPEDERYRHLIGRKVRLPLLGREIPIIADAHVKRDFGAGALKITPGHDKNDFEIGQRHGLPLVNIMNPDGTINANGGPYAGLDRFEARKRIVEDLRAQGLLEKVEPYRHTVPISSRSKAIIEPLLSRQWFVRMKPLAEPAIEAVRRGEIRFHPERWANEYFRWMENIRDWCISRQIWWGHRIPVWYYTDAQGQIDESRGFVVAVDPPEPGMVQDEDVLDTWFSSWLWPFATLGWPEKTPDLSYFYPTTVLVSGYDILFFWIARMIMAGIHFTGQVPFRDVFITGMVKDKYGRWMSKSLGNGIDPLEMIEQYGADAVRYSLTVLCTQGQDIKLDPSKFEMGRNFANKIWNAFNVFGQFMETDEEGRPLRDYRRQRPFEALSLVERWMVSRLNQTLGVIHEAIDRYRLNEALLALYDLFWGDYCDWYLELIKPPRGQAMDDETIALAVELYEKMIQLLHPFMPFITEALWWRLRPRAEREACIASRWPEANPKEVDALAVRRFQRLQEMISGIRNVRSTYGVAPGSEIRVLIRVPEAEADEVAQLEAHRDYFTRLAKVREVTVGVGLERPKASAVVVVGRYEVYVPLAEVIDLAQERARLEKEIQQKERFLLSIQQKLQNVQFLEKAPAEVVARERQKAQDVQAELERLRANLAALD from the coding sequence ATGGCCAGTGAGCCGCTGCTGAAATCAACCCGTCTGAGTAAGGCGTACGACCCTCAAGAGATTGAGCCGCGGTGGTATGCCTATTGGGAAGCCCATCAGTTCTTTAGAGCTGAGGTTCGTTCTGATCGCGTGCCTTTTGTCATCATGATGCCGCCGCCGAATGTAACGGGGCGGTTGCATATGGGGCATGCGTTGCAGGACACCATTCAGGATGCGCTTACGCGCATTCGGCGCATGCAGGGCTACGAGGCACTTTGGCTGCCTGGCATCGACCATGCGGGGATTGCCACGCAGAACGTCGTCGAGCGCGAGCTGCGCGAAAAAGAAGGCAAGACGCGGCACGATCTGGGGCGGGAGGCCTTTTTGCAGCGCGTTTGGCAGTGGAAGGAGGAATACGGAGACATTATTCTGCAGCAGAAGCGACGGCTAGGCGACTCCTGCGACTGGTCGCGCACGCGCTTTACGATGGATGAAGGCTTTACGCGGGCGGTCCAAGAGGTGTTCGTTCGCCTTTATCATGAAGGGCTCATCTACCGAGGGGACTACCTGGTCAATTGGTGTCCGGTTGATCAGACGGCCCTTTCCGATGAAGAGGTAGATAACGTTGAGCAGGACGGCCAGCTGTGGTACATTCGCTATCCGCTTGCAGACGGCAGTGGCTTTGTCACCATTGCCACCACGCGTCCAGAAACCATGCTGGGGGATACGGCGGTGGCGGTGCATCCTGAAGATGAACGCTACCGTCACCTGATTGGCAGAAAAGTGCGCTTGCCGCTTCTTGGACGGGAAATTCCTATCATTGCCGATGCACATGTCAAGCGTGACTTTGGCGCTGGTGCGCTCAAAATCACGCCCGGGCATGATAAGAATGATTTTGAGATTGGGCAGCGTCATGGTCTGCCGTTGGTGAACATTATGAACCCAGATGGCACGATTAACGCCAACGGTGGGCCCTATGCTGGGCTAGATCGCTTCGAAGCACGCAAGCGCATCGTGGAAGACCTGCGGGCTCAGGGGTTGCTAGAAAAAGTTGAGCCTTATCGTCATACTGTGCCCATTTCCAGCCGCTCGAAGGCTATCATTGAACCTTTGCTCTCCCGGCAGTGGTTTGTCCGGATGAAGCCGCTGGCCGAACCTGCGATCGAAGCGGTTCGGCGCGGAGAGATTCGCTTCCATCCGGAGCGCTGGGCGAATGAGTACTTCCGCTGGATGGAAAACATTCGCGATTGGTGCATTAGCCGGCAAATCTGGTGGGGGCATCGCATTCCAGTCTGGTACTACACCGACGCCCAAGGGCAGATCGACGAGTCGCGTGGCTTTGTAGTTGCGGTTGATCCGCCCGAGCCGGGCATGGTGCAGGATGAAGACGTGCTCGATACGTGGTTTTCGTCTTGGCTATGGCCGTTTGCTACGTTGGGTTGGCCTGAAAAAACACCTGACCTGTCGTATTTCTATCCTACCACGGTGCTGGTTTCAGGCTACGACATCCTCTTTTTCTGGATTGCCCGCATGATAATGGCGGGGATCCACTTTACCGGCCAGGTTCCCTTCCGGGATGTATTCATCACGGGCATGGTCAAAGACAAATACGGCCGGTGGATGTCGAAGAGCTTAGGTAACGGTATCGACCCGCTAGAGATGATCGAGCAGTACGGCGCCGATGCCGTGCGCTATTCGCTGACGGTCTTGTGCACGCAGGGGCAAGACATTAAGCTCGACCCCTCCAAGTTTGAGATGGGGCGAAACTTTGCAAACAAAATCTGGAATGCCTTCAACGTCTTTGGTCAGTTCATGGAGACCGACGAAGAAGGCCGGCCCCTACGCGACTATCGCCGTCAGCGACCCTTCGAAGCGCTCTCCTTGGTCGAGCGTTGGATGGTCTCACGCCTGAACCAGACGCTTGGAGTGATTCATGAGGCGATTGACCGTTATCGGCTCAACGAAGCGCTGCTTGCGCTCTATGACCTATTCTGGGGGGACTATTGCGACTGGTACCTGGAGCTGATCAAACCGCCGCGCGGTCAGGCTATGGATGACGAGACGATCGCGCTGGCCGTGGAGCTGTACGAAAAGATGATCCAGCTCCTGCATCCGTTTATGCCGTTTATTACAGAGGCCCTTTGGTGGCGGCTGCGGCCTCGGGCTGAGCGAGAGGCCTGCATTGCGTCGCGTTGGCCTGAAGCGAACCCGAAAGAAGTGGATGCACTTGCCGTGCGTCGCTTCCAGCGTCTGCAGGAGATGATTTCTGGAATTCGGAATGTGCGGAGTACCTATGGCGTAGCACCCGGCAGCGAAATCCGCGTGCTGATTCGGGTACCTGAGGCAGAAGCTGATGAAGTCGCGCAGCTTGAGGCACACCGCGACTATTTCACCCGACTGGCCAAGGTCCGAGAGGTGACCGTTGGCGTGGGGCTCGAGCGGCCCAAAGCCAGTGCTGTGGTTGTCGTAGGTCGCTACGAAGTCTACGTGCCGTTGGCTGAGGTGATCGATCTGGCCCAAGAGCGCGCCCGGTTGGAAAAAGAAATCCAGCAAAAAGAACGCTTCCTGCTCAGCATACAGCAGAAGCTGCAGAACGTCCAGTTTCTGGAAAAAGCCCCGGCCGAAGTGGTCGCCCGTGAGCGCCAGAAAGCTCAGGATGTCCAGGCAGAGCTAGAGCGGCTGCGGGCTAACCTGGCTGCGCTCGATTGA
- a CDS encoding aspartate carbamoyltransferase catalytic subunit has product MTLPTETPTLERLRHRHLLGLATYSAQEIQLILQTARQFREVLERPIRRVPTLRGVTVVNLFFEPSTRTRISFELAEKRLSADVVNFSTSGSSVVKGETLKDTARNLEAMKIDMVVIRHRSPGAAHFLTRCIDAVVINAGDGAHEHPTQALLDLLTISDHFPSFEGLNVSIIGDIAHSRVARSNIYGLKALGANVTLCGPRTLMPVGIETLGVRVTYRLEEALEGCHVAMALRLQLERQTSGLFPSLREYHARYGIKLEHLERYPDLLIMHPGPVNRGVELASEVVDHERAIILDQVTNGVAVRMAVLYLLAGMPEAAEAA; this is encoded by the coding sequence ATGACGCTCCCAACGGAAACGCCTACGCTTGAGCGGCTTCGACACCGCCACCTGTTAGGATTGGCAACCTATTCGGCCCAAGAAATTCAACTTATTCTACAAACCGCCCGGCAATTTCGTGAAGTGCTTGAGCGCCCCATTCGGCGGGTTCCTACGCTCCGAGGGGTGACGGTAGTTAATCTATTTTTTGAGCCCTCTACGCGCACACGCATTTCCTTTGAGCTGGCCGAAAAACGCCTTTCAGCCGATGTGGTCAACTTCTCGACTTCTGGTTCTTCGGTGGTAAAAGGCGAAACGCTAAAAGACACGGCCAGAAACCTGGAGGCGATGAAGATCGACATGGTGGTTATCCGGCATCGCTCTCCAGGAGCTGCCCACTTTCTCACGCGCTGCATCGATGCGGTGGTCATCAATGCCGGTGATGGCGCGCACGAACATCCTACGCAGGCTTTGCTAGACCTGCTGACGATCTCCGATCATTTCCCTTCGTTTGAGGGGCTGAACGTCTCGATTATTGGCGACATCGCTCATAGCCGGGTAGCCCGTTCCAACATCTATGGCCTTAAGGCGCTAGGGGCCAATGTGACCCTCTGCGGTCCGCGTACGCTCATGCCTGTGGGCATTGAAACACTGGGCGTGCGCGTCACCTACCGCTTGGAAGAGGCCTTGGAAGGCTGCCATGTGGCCATGGCGCTTCGGCTACAACTGGAGCGACAAACGTCGGGTCTATTCCCCAGCTTGCGAGAGTACCACGCTCGCTATGGCATTAAGCTGGAGCATCTAGAACGGTACCCCGATCTTTTGATCATGCACCCGGGCCCAGTAAATCGGGGCGTAGAGCTGGCTAGCGAAGTTGTTGACCACGAACGCGCCATCATTCTCGATCAGGTTACCAACGGGGTGGCTGTGCGCATGGCTGTGTTGTACCTGCTAGCTGGCATGCCTGAGGCGGCCGAAGCGGCTTAG
- a CDS encoding DegT/DnrJ/EryC1/StrS family aminotransferase has protein sequence MPRSTQGLMDDIQLVDLVGQYRAIQKEILSALEAVLDSGQFIRGPVVEAFEQELAAFLGCRFALGVGNGTDALQLAYMALGLQAGDEVIVPAFTFVATAEAAALLGIRPVFADIDPYTFTLDPASVEARITPKTRALVPVHLFGQAADLAPLLELAQRHHLRVIEDNAQAIGACYQNQKTGTFGDMGCLSFFPSKNLGAYGDGGAVVTHDPELHHRVFMLANHGARRKYYHECIGINSRLDALQAAILRVKLRHLEAYTRARQAAADRYDALLADCPGLTLPYRAPERTHVFHQYTIRIHPEVPGGRDGLQRYLQAQGIPTAVYYPVPLHQLPAFSSWGPYDSLPQAEKAAREVLSLPMHTELTAAQQMRIAEAIRTYLETALRTGQPPVA, from the coding sequence ATGCCACGCAGCACGCAGGGACTTATGGACGACATACAACTGGTCGATCTGGTTGGGCAGTACCGGGCGATTCAGAAGGAAATCCTCTCGGCCCTTGAAGCTGTGCTAGACAGTGGGCAGTTCATTCGTGGACCCGTAGTCGAGGCTTTTGAGCAAGAGCTGGCTGCTTTTTTGGGATGCCGTTTTGCTTTGGGCGTGGGCAATGGCACCGATGCGCTGCAGCTAGCCTACATGGCCCTTGGACTTCAGGCAGGTGATGAGGTCATCGTGCCTGCTTTTACGTTTGTGGCTACAGCCGAAGCGGCAGCACTGCTTGGCATTCGTCCCGTGTTTGCCGACATCGATCCCTATACGTTCACGCTCGACCCAGCTAGCGTTGAGGCCCGCATTACGCCGAAAACCCGGGCCTTAGTGCCCGTACACCTGTTCGGCCAAGCTGCCGACCTAGCGCCTCTGCTAGAGCTGGCGCAACGCCATCACCTTCGGGTGATTGAAGACAACGCGCAGGCCATTGGGGCCTGCTACCAAAACCAGAAGACCGGTACCTTTGGCGATATGGGGTGCCTTTCGTTTTTTCCCTCTAAAAATTTAGGTGCTTATGGCGATGGTGGTGCCGTCGTGACCCACGATCCGGAGCTGCATCATCGGGTCTTCATGCTAGCTAACCATGGCGCTCGGCGCAAGTATTACCACGAATGCATTGGGATCAACAGCCGGCTCGATGCACTGCAAGCGGCCATTTTGCGCGTCAAGCTGCGCCACTTAGAAGCTTATACCCGTGCCCGCCAGGCTGCAGCCGATCGCTATGATGCGCTGCTGGCCGACTGTCCGGGCCTGACGCTCCCCTACCGCGCGCCTGAGCGCACCCACGTCTTCCATCAATACACCATCCGCATCCATCCTGAGGTGCCTGGTGGGCGCGACGGCTTGCAGCGATACCTGCAAGCTCAGGGCATTCCAACGGCCGTCTACTACCCTGTCCCGCTCCACCAGCTCCCGGCCTTTTCCAGCTGGGGTCCTTATGATTCGCTCCCCCAGGCCGAAAAAGCGGCACGTGAGGTGCTCTCCCTGCCAATGCATACCGAACTCACAGCCGCGCAGCAAATGCGCATTGCCGAAGCCATCCGCACTTACCTTGAAACCGCACTGCGCACTGGGCAACCACCGGTAGCCTAA
- a CDS encoding tetratricopeptide repeat protein: protein MMVQRIGTVLRQGIALLVLALGASLLLPAASQAQAGEEYKKVFNQALEDAKAKQYQKAYDGFLKAAQMSRQAGDQETAQKALRIVAQLDYNFGLQAYRNNKFDQALNHYNKGIEHDAAFAKNYLGKGLALLKLNRTEEGLSTLRQALSVSQKAQDSETRQSAEKAIRDHYVYLASSTLARNGGNPAPADAREAIQYLDQLLQITEVSPDADVYYYYAEALKTVGEYQKAVEMGQKALELHRGSRTDKAKIYFVLGEVYMLMGDRENAREAFSNALYGNYKAPAEHYLSQLSSR, encoded by the coding sequence ATGATGGTGCAACGTATTGGAACAGTCCTTCGCCAGGGAATTGCGCTATTGGTCCTGGCCTTAGGGGCGAGCTTGCTACTTCCAGCTGCCAGCCAAGCCCAGGCTGGAGAGGAGTACAAAAAGGTCTTTAACCAAGCTTTAGAGGATGCCAAGGCCAAGCAATATCAGAAGGCCTATGATGGTTTCCTGAAAGCTGCCCAGATGTCCCGCCAAGCAGGAGATCAGGAAACGGCACAAAAGGCCCTTCGGATTGTGGCGCAGCTAGACTACAACTTTGGTCTGCAAGCCTATCGAAACAACAAGTTTGATCAGGCACTGAATCATTACAACAAAGGCATTGAGCACGACGCCGCGTTTGCCAAAAATTATCTAGGTAAGGGCCTGGCGTTGCTTAAGCTGAACCGTACGGAAGAAGGCCTAAGCACACTCCGACAGGCGCTTTCGGTCAGCCAAAAAGCACAGGATAGCGAAACACGCCAGTCTGCAGAAAAAGCGATTCGGGATCACTACGTATACCTGGCTTCCAGCACGCTGGCACGGAATGGTGGCAACCCGGCTCCTGCAGATGCCCGGGAAGCCATCCAATATCTGGACCAGCTCCTGCAAATTACGGAAGTCTCACCCGACGCCGATGTCTACTACTACTATGCTGAGGCGCTAAAAACCGTCGGCGAGTATCAAAAAGCCGTAGAAATGGGCCAAAAGGCGCTGGAACTGCACCGGGGCAGCCGTACCGACAAGGCCAAGATTTACTTTGTGCTGGGTGAGGTATATATGCTGATGGGTGACCGGGAAAACGCGCGCGAAGCATTTAGCAACGCACTTTACGGCAACTACAAAGCCCCCGCCGAGCACTACCTGTCGCAACTTTCTTCTCGATAA